A stretch of the Orcinus orca chromosome 1, mOrcOrc1.1, whole genome shotgun sequence genome encodes the following:
- the ARHGEF2 gene encoding rho guanine nucleotide exchange factor 2 isoform X2, producing the protein MTGKAKTREKEKMKEAKDARYTNGHLFTTISVSGMTMCYACNKSITAKEALICPTCNVTIHNRCKDTLANCTKVKQKQQKAALLKNNTALQSVSLRSKTTTRERPSSAIYPSDSFRQSLLGSRRGRSSLSLAKSVSTTNIAGHFNDESPLGLRRILSQSTDSLNMRNRTLSVESLIDEGAEVIYNELMSDFEMDEKDFAADSWSLAVDSNFLQQHKKEVMKQQDVIYELIQTELHHVRTLKIMTRLFRTGMLEELQLEPGVVQGLFPCVDELSDIHTRFLSQLLERRRQALCPGSPRNFVIHRLGDLLINQFSGPSAEQMRKTYSEFCSRHTKALKLYKELYARDKRFQQFIRKVTRSAVLKRHGVQECILLVTQRITKYPVLINRILQHSHGIEEERQDLTTALGLVKELLSNVDQDVHELEKGARLQEIYNRMDPRAQAPVPGKGPFGREELLRRKLIHDGCLLWKTATGRFKDVLMLLMTDVLVFLQEKDQKYIFPALDKPSVVSLQNLIVRDIANQEKGMFLISAAPPEMYEVHTASRDDRSTWIRVIQQSVRVCPSREDFPLIETEDEAYLRRIKMELQQKDRALVELLQEKVGLFAEMTHFQVEEDGGSGMPLPTLPRGLFRSESLESPRGERLLQDAIREVEGLKDLLVGPGVELLLTPREPTLSMEPDSGGNTSPGVTANGEARTFNGSIELCRADSDSSQKDRNGNQLRSPQEEALQRLVNLYGLLHGLQAAVAQQDTLMEARFPEGPERREKLTRANSRDGEAGRAGAAPVAPEKQATELALLQRQHTLLQEELRRCRRLGEERATEAGSLEARLRESEQARALLEREAEEARRQLAALGHTEPLPAEAPWARRPLDPRRRSLPAGDALYLSFTPPQPSRGHDRLDLPVTIRSVHRPFEDRERQELGSPDERLQDSSDPDTGSEEEGSSRLSPPHSPRDFTRMQDIPEETESRDGEPVASES; encoded by the exons ACccgggaaaaagagaaaatgaaggaagcCAAGGACGCCCGCTATACCAACGGGCACCTCTTCACCACCATCTCCGTTTCGGGCATGACCATGTGCTATGCCTGTAACAAGAGCATCACAGCCAAGGAGGCCCTCATCTGCCCAA CCTGCAATGTGACTATCCACAACCGCTGTAAAGACACCCTCGCCAACTGTACCAAGGTCAAGCAGAAG CAACAGAAAGCTGCCCTGCTGAAGAACAACACTGCCTTGCAGTCTGTTTCACTTCGCAGTAAGA CCACCACTCGGGAgcgtcccagctctgccatctaCCCCTCCGACAGCTTCCGACAGTCCCTGCTTGGCTCCCGCCGTGGCCGCTCCTCCTTGTCTTTAGCCAAAAGTGTTTCCACCACCAACATTGCTGG ACACTTCAATGATGAGTCTCCCCTGGGGCTGCGCCGGATCCTCTCCCAGTCCACAGACTCCCTCAACATGCGGAACCGGACCCTGTCAGTGGAATCCCTCATCGACGAAG GTGCAGAGGTGATCTACAATGAGCTGATGAGTGACTTTGAGATGGATGAGAAGGACTTTGCAGCTGATTCCTGGAGCCTTGCTGTGGATAGCAACTTTTTGCAGCAGCATAAAAAGGAGGTGATGAAGCAGCAGGATGTCATTTATG AGCTGATCCAGACAGAGCTACACCATGTGCGGACCCTGAAGATCATGACCCGCCTCTTCCGCACGGGGATGCTGGAAGAGCTACAGCTGGAGCCAGGAGTGGTCCAGGGCCTGTTCCCCTGCGTGGACGAACTCAGTGACATCCATACCCGCTTCCTCAGCCAGCTGTTAGAACGCCGACGCCAGGCCCTGTGCCCTGGCAGCCCCCGGAACTTCGTCATCCATCGCTTGGGTGACCTGCTCATCAACCAG TTCTCAGGTCCCAGCGCAGAGCAGATGCGGAAGACCTACTCGGAGTTCTGTAGCCGCCACACCAAGGCCTTAAAGCTCTATAAGGAGCTATATGCCCGAGACAAACGCTTCCAGCAGTTCATCCGG AAGGTGACCCGCTCGGCCGTGCTGAAGCGGCATGGTGTACAGGAGTGCATCCTCCTGGTGACTCAGCGTATCACCAAGTACCCGGTGCTCATCAACCGGATCCTGCAGCATTCCCACG GGATCGAGGAGGAGCGCCAGGACCTGACGACGGCACTGGGGCTGGTGAAGGAGCTGCTGTCCAACGTAGACCAGGATGTGCACGAGCTGGAGAAAGGGGCCCGCCTGCAGGAGATCTACAACCGTATGGACCCTCGGGCCCAGGCCCCGGTGCCTGGCAAGGGCCCTTTTGGCCGAGAGGAGCTTCTGCGGCGCAAGCTCATCCACGATGGCTGCCTGCTCTGGAAGACAGCTACTGGGCGCTTCAAAG ATGTGCTCATGCTGCTGATGACAGATGTGCTGGTATTTCTCCAGGAGAAGGACCAGAAGTACATCTTTCCTGCCCTG GACAAGCCCTCGGTGGTGTCACTGCAGAATCTAATTGTGCGGGACATCGCCAACCAGGAGAAAGGGATGTTTCTGATCAGCGCGGCACCCCCTGAGATGTATGAGGTCCACACGGCATCCCGGGATGACCGGAGCACCTGGATCCGCGTCATTCAGCAGAGCGTgcgagt ATGCCCATCCAGGGAGGACTTCCCCCTGATTGAGACAGAGGATGAGGCTTACCTGCGGCGTATCAAGA TGGAGCTGCAGCAGAAAGACCGGGCACTGGTGGAGCTGCTGCAGGAGAAGGTTGGGCTGTTTGCTGAGATGACCCACTTCCAGGTGGAAGAGGATGGCGGCAGCGGGATGCCGctgcccaccctgcccagggggcTTTTCCGCTCTGAGTCCCTCGAGTCCCCTCGTGGCGAGCGGCTGCTGCAGGATGCCATCCGAGAGG TGGAGGGCCTGAAAGACCTGCTGGTGGGGCCTGGAGTGGAGCTGCTCTTGACACCCCGGGAACCAACCCTGTCCATGGAACCGGACAGCGGTGGTAACACGAGTCCAGGAGTCACTGCCA ATGGTGAGGCCAGAACCTTCAATGGCTCCATTGAGCTCTGCAGAGCTGACTCAGACTCCAGCCAGAAG GATCGAAATGGAAATCAGCTGAGATCTCCCCAGGAG GAAGCGTTGCAGCGATTGGTCAATCTCTATGGACTTCTACATGGCCTACAG GCGGCTGTGGCCCAGCAGGACACTTTGATGGAAGCCCGGTTCCCTGAGGGCCCCGAGCGGCGGGAGAAGCTGACCCGAGCCAACTCCCGGGATGGGGAGGCTGGCAGAGCCGGGGCTGCCCCTGTGGCTCCTGAAAAGCAGGCTACGGAACTGGCATTGCTGCAGCGGCAACACACGCTGCTGCAAGAGGAGCTACGGCGCTGCCGACGCCTCGGCGAAGAGCGGGCGACGGAGGCTGGCAGCCTGGAAGCCCGGCTCCGAGAGAGCGAGCAGGCCCGCGCCCTGCTGGAGCGGGAGGCCGAAGAGGCTCGCAGGCAGCTGGCCGCCTTGGGCCACACAGAACCACTCCCGGCTGAGGCCCCCTGGGCCCGGCGGCCTCTGGATCCGAGGCGGCGTAGCCTCCCTGCAGGCGATGCCCTGTACTTGAGTTTCACCCCCCCACAG CCCAGCCGAGGCCACGACCGCCTAGATTTGCCTGTGACTATTCGCTCCGTCCATCGACCCTTTGAGGATCGAGAGAGGCAGGAGCTGGGCAGCCCCGATGAGCGGCTGCAAGATAGCAGTGACCCCGACACCGGCAGCGAGGAGGAAGGTAGCAGCCGTCTGTCTCCGCCCCATAGTCCACGAG ACTTCACCCGAATGCAGGACATCCCGGAAGAGACTGAGAGCCGTGACGGGGAGCCTGTAGCTTCAGAGAGCTAA
- the ARHGEF2 gene encoding rho guanine nucleotide exchange factor 2 isoform X4: MSRIESLTRARIDRSKELASKTREKEKMKEAKDARYTNGHLFTTISVSGMTMCYACNKSITAKEALICPTCNVTIHNRCKDTLANCTKVKQKQQKAALLKNNTALQSVSLRSKTTTRERPSSAIYPSDSFRQSLLGSRRGRSSLSLAKSVSTTNIAGHFNDESPLGLRRILSQSTDSLNMRNRTLSVESLIDEGAEVIYNELMSDFEMDEKDFAADSWSLAVDSNFLQQHKKEVMKQQDVIYELIQTELHHVRTLKIMTRLFRTGMLEELQLEPGVVQGLFPCVDELSDIHTRFLSQLLERRRQALCPGSPRNFVIHRLGDLLINQFSGPSAEQMRKTYSEFCSRHTKALKLYKELYARDKRFQQFIRKVTRSAVLKRHGVQECILLVTQRITKYPVLINRILQHSHGIEEERQDLTTALGLVKELLSNVDQDVHELEKGARLQEIYNRMDPRAQAPVPGKGPFGREELLRRKLIHDGCLLWKTATGRFKDVLMLLMTDVLVFLQEKDQKYIFPALDKPSVVSLQNLIVRDIANQEKGMFLISAAPPEMYEVHTASRDDRSTWIRVIQQSVRVCPSREDFPLIETEDEAYLRRIKMELQQKDRALVELLQEKVGLFAEMTHFQVEEDGGSGMPLPTLPRGLFRSESLESPRGERLLQDAIREVEGLKDLLVGPGVELLLTPREPTLSMEPDSGGNTSPGVTANGEARTFNGSIELCRADSDSSQKDRNGNQLRSPQEEALQRLVNLYGLLHGLQAAVAQQDTLMEARFPEGPERREKLTRANSRDGEAGRAGAAPVAPEKQATELALLQRQHTLLQEELRRCRRLGEERATEAGSLEARLRESEQARALLEREAEEARRQLAALGHTEPLPAEAPWARRPLDPRRRSLPAGDALYLSFTPPQPSRGHDRLDLPVTIRSVHRPFEDRERQELGSPDERLQDSSDPDTGSEEEGSSRLSPPHSPRDFTRMQDIPEETESRDGEPVASES, encoded by the exons ACccgggaaaaagagaaaatgaaggaagcCAAGGACGCCCGCTATACCAACGGGCACCTCTTCACCACCATCTCCGTTTCGGGCATGACCATGTGCTATGCCTGTAACAAGAGCATCACAGCCAAGGAGGCCCTCATCTGCCCAA CCTGCAATGTGACTATCCACAACCGCTGTAAAGACACCCTCGCCAACTGTACCAAGGTCAAGCAGAAG CAACAGAAAGCTGCCCTGCTGAAGAACAACACTGCCTTGCAGTCTGTTTCACTTCGCAGTAAGA CCACCACTCGGGAgcgtcccagctctgccatctaCCCCTCCGACAGCTTCCGACAGTCCCTGCTTGGCTCCCGCCGTGGCCGCTCCTCCTTGTCTTTAGCCAAAAGTGTTTCCACCACCAACATTGCTGG ACACTTCAATGATGAGTCTCCCCTGGGGCTGCGCCGGATCCTCTCCCAGTCCACAGACTCCCTCAACATGCGGAACCGGACCCTGTCAGTGGAATCCCTCATCGACGAAG GTGCAGAGGTGATCTACAATGAGCTGATGAGTGACTTTGAGATGGATGAGAAGGACTTTGCAGCTGATTCCTGGAGCCTTGCTGTGGATAGCAACTTTTTGCAGCAGCATAAAAAGGAGGTGATGAAGCAGCAGGATGTCATTTATG AGCTGATCCAGACAGAGCTACACCATGTGCGGACCCTGAAGATCATGACCCGCCTCTTCCGCACGGGGATGCTGGAAGAGCTACAGCTGGAGCCAGGAGTGGTCCAGGGCCTGTTCCCCTGCGTGGACGAACTCAGTGACATCCATACCCGCTTCCTCAGCCAGCTGTTAGAACGCCGACGCCAGGCCCTGTGCCCTGGCAGCCCCCGGAACTTCGTCATCCATCGCTTGGGTGACCTGCTCATCAACCAG TTCTCAGGTCCCAGCGCAGAGCAGATGCGGAAGACCTACTCGGAGTTCTGTAGCCGCCACACCAAGGCCTTAAAGCTCTATAAGGAGCTATATGCCCGAGACAAACGCTTCCAGCAGTTCATCCGG AAGGTGACCCGCTCGGCCGTGCTGAAGCGGCATGGTGTACAGGAGTGCATCCTCCTGGTGACTCAGCGTATCACCAAGTACCCGGTGCTCATCAACCGGATCCTGCAGCATTCCCACG GGATCGAGGAGGAGCGCCAGGACCTGACGACGGCACTGGGGCTGGTGAAGGAGCTGCTGTCCAACGTAGACCAGGATGTGCACGAGCTGGAGAAAGGGGCCCGCCTGCAGGAGATCTACAACCGTATGGACCCTCGGGCCCAGGCCCCGGTGCCTGGCAAGGGCCCTTTTGGCCGAGAGGAGCTTCTGCGGCGCAAGCTCATCCACGATGGCTGCCTGCTCTGGAAGACAGCTACTGGGCGCTTCAAAG ATGTGCTCATGCTGCTGATGACAGATGTGCTGGTATTTCTCCAGGAGAAGGACCAGAAGTACATCTTTCCTGCCCTG GACAAGCCCTCGGTGGTGTCACTGCAGAATCTAATTGTGCGGGACATCGCCAACCAGGAGAAAGGGATGTTTCTGATCAGCGCGGCACCCCCTGAGATGTATGAGGTCCACACGGCATCCCGGGATGACCGGAGCACCTGGATCCGCGTCATTCAGCAGAGCGTgcgagt ATGCCCATCCAGGGAGGACTTCCCCCTGATTGAGACAGAGGATGAGGCTTACCTGCGGCGTATCAAGA TGGAGCTGCAGCAGAAAGACCGGGCACTGGTGGAGCTGCTGCAGGAGAAGGTTGGGCTGTTTGCTGAGATGACCCACTTCCAGGTGGAAGAGGATGGCGGCAGCGGGATGCCGctgcccaccctgcccagggggcTTTTCCGCTCTGAGTCCCTCGAGTCCCCTCGTGGCGAGCGGCTGCTGCAGGATGCCATCCGAGAGG TGGAGGGCCTGAAAGACCTGCTGGTGGGGCCTGGAGTGGAGCTGCTCTTGACACCCCGGGAACCAACCCTGTCCATGGAACCGGACAGCGGTGGTAACACGAGTCCAGGAGTCACTGCCA ATGGTGAGGCCAGAACCTTCAATGGCTCCATTGAGCTCTGCAGAGCTGACTCAGACTCCAGCCAGAAG GATCGAAATGGAAATCAGCTGAGATCTCCCCAGGAG GAAGCGTTGCAGCGATTGGTCAATCTCTATGGACTTCTACATGGCCTACAG GCGGCTGTGGCCCAGCAGGACACTTTGATGGAAGCCCGGTTCCCTGAGGGCCCCGAGCGGCGGGAGAAGCTGACCCGAGCCAACTCCCGGGATGGGGAGGCTGGCAGAGCCGGGGCTGCCCCTGTGGCTCCTGAAAAGCAGGCTACGGAACTGGCATTGCTGCAGCGGCAACACACGCTGCTGCAAGAGGAGCTACGGCGCTGCCGACGCCTCGGCGAAGAGCGGGCGACGGAGGCTGGCAGCCTGGAAGCCCGGCTCCGAGAGAGCGAGCAGGCCCGCGCCCTGCTGGAGCGGGAGGCCGAAGAGGCTCGCAGGCAGCTGGCCGCCTTGGGCCACACAGAACCACTCCCGGCTGAGGCCCCCTGGGCCCGGCGGCCTCTGGATCCGAGGCGGCGTAGCCTCCCTGCAGGCGATGCCCTGTACTTGAGTTTCACCCCCCCACAG CCCAGCCGAGGCCACGACCGCCTAGATTTGCCTGTGACTATTCGCTCCGTCCATCGACCCTTTGAGGATCGAGAGAGGCAGGAGCTGGGCAGCCCCGATGAGCGGCTGCAAGATAGCAGTGACCCCGACACCGGCAGCGAGGAGGAAGGTAGCAGCCGTCTGTCTCCGCCCCATAGTCCACGAG ACTTCACCCGAATGCAGGACATCCCGGAAGAGACTGAGAGCCGTGACGGGGAGCCTGTAGCTTCAGAGAGCTAA
- the ARHGEF2 gene encoding rho guanine nucleotide exchange factor 2 isoform X3: MKEAKDARYTNGHLFTTISVSGMTMCYACNKSITAKEALICPTCNVTIHNRCKDTLANCTKVKQKQQKAALLKNNTALQSVSLRSKTTTRERPSSAIYPSDSFRQSLLGSRRGRSSLSLAKSVSTTNIAGHFNDESPLGLRRILSQSTDSLNMRNRTLSVESLIDEGAEVIYNELMSDFEMDEKDFAADSWSLAVDSNFLQQHKKEVMKQQDVIYELIQTELHHVRTLKIMTRLFRTGMLEELQLEPGVVQGLFPCVDELSDIHTRFLSQLLERRRQALCPGSPRNFVIHRLGDLLINQFSGPSAEQMRKTYSEFCSRHTKALKLYKELYARDKRFQQFIRKVTRSAVLKRHGVQECILLVTQRITKYPVLINRILQHSHGIEEERQDLTTALGLVKELLSNVDQDVHELEKGARLQEIYNRMDPRAQAPVPGKGPFGREELLRRKLIHDGCLLWKTATGRFKDVLMLLMTDVLVFLQEKDQKYIFPALDKPSVVSLQNLIVRDIANQEKGMFLISAAPPEMYEVHTASRDDRSTWIRVIQQSVRVCPSREDFPLIETEDEAYLRRIKMELQQKDRALVELLQEKVGLFAEMTHFQVEEDGGSGMPLPTLPRGLFRSESLESPRGERLLQDAIREVEGLKDLLVGPGVELLLTPREPTLSMEPDSGGNTSPGVTANGEARTFNGSIELCRADSDSSQKDRNGNQLRSPQEEALQRLVNLYGLLHGLQAAVAQQDTLMEARFPEGPERREKLTRANSRDGEAGRAGAAPVAPEKQATELALLQRQHTLLQEELRRCRRLGEERATEAGSLEARLRESEQARALLEREAEEARRQLAALGHTEPLPAEAPWARRPLDPRRRSLPAGDALYLSFTPPQPSRGHDRLDLPVTIRSVHRPFEDRERQELGSPDERLQDSSDPDTGSEEEGSSRLSPPHSPRDFTRMQDIPEETESRDGEPVASES, encoded by the exons atgaaggaagcCAAGGACGCCCGCTATACCAACGGGCACCTCTTCACCACCATCTCCGTTTCGGGCATGACCATGTGCTATGCCTGTAACAAGAGCATCACAGCCAAGGAGGCCCTCATCTGCCCAA CCTGCAATGTGACTATCCACAACCGCTGTAAAGACACCCTCGCCAACTGTACCAAGGTCAAGCAGAAG CAACAGAAAGCTGCCCTGCTGAAGAACAACACTGCCTTGCAGTCTGTTTCACTTCGCAGTAAGA CCACCACTCGGGAgcgtcccagctctgccatctaCCCCTCCGACAGCTTCCGACAGTCCCTGCTTGGCTCCCGCCGTGGCCGCTCCTCCTTGTCTTTAGCCAAAAGTGTTTCCACCACCAACATTGCTGG ACACTTCAATGATGAGTCTCCCCTGGGGCTGCGCCGGATCCTCTCCCAGTCCACAGACTCCCTCAACATGCGGAACCGGACCCTGTCAGTGGAATCCCTCATCGACGAAG GTGCAGAGGTGATCTACAATGAGCTGATGAGTGACTTTGAGATGGATGAGAAGGACTTTGCAGCTGATTCCTGGAGCCTTGCTGTGGATAGCAACTTTTTGCAGCAGCATAAAAAGGAGGTGATGAAGCAGCAGGATGTCATTTATG AGCTGATCCAGACAGAGCTACACCATGTGCGGACCCTGAAGATCATGACCCGCCTCTTCCGCACGGGGATGCTGGAAGAGCTACAGCTGGAGCCAGGAGTGGTCCAGGGCCTGTTCCCCTGCGTGGACGAACTCAGTGACATCCATACCCGCTTCCTCAGCCAGCTGTTAGAACGCCGACGCCAGGCCCTGTGCCCTGGCAGCCCCCGGAACTTCGTCATCCATCGCTTGGGTGACCTGCTCATCAACCAG TTCTCAGGTCCCAGCGCAGAGCAGATGCGGAAGACCTACTCGGAGTTCTGTAGCCGCCACACCAAGGCCTTAAAGCTCTATAAGGAGCTATATGCCCGAGACAAACGCTTCCAGCAGTTCATCCGG AAGGTGACCCGCTCGGCCGTGCTGAAGCGGCATGGTGTACAGGAGTGCATCCTCCTGGTGACTCAGCGTATCACCAAGTACCCGGTGCTCATCAACCGGATCCTGCAGCATTCCCACG GGATCGAGGAGGAGCGCCAGGACCTGACGACGGCACTGGGGCTGGTGAAGGAGCTGCTGTCCAACGTAGACCAGGATGTGCACGAGCTGGAGAAAGGGGCCCGCCTGCAGGAGATCTACAACCGTATGGACCCTCGGGCCCAGGCCCCGGTGCCTGGCAAGGGCCCTTTTGGCCGAGAGGAGCTTCTGCGGCGCAAGCTCATCCACGATGGCTGCCTGCTCTGGAAGACAGCTACTGGGCGCTTCAAAG ATGTGCTCATGCTGCTGATGACAGATGTGCTGGTATTTCTCCAGGAGAAGGACCAGAAGTACATCTTTCCTGCCCTG GACAAGCCCTCGGTGGTGTCACTGCAGAATCTAATTGTGCGGGACATCGCCAACCAGGAGAAAGGGATGTTTCTGATCAGCGCGGCACCCCCTGAGATGTATGAGGTCCACACGGCATCCCGGGATGACCGGAGCACCTGGATCCGCGTCATTCAGCAGAGCGTgcgagt ATGCCCATCCAGGGAGGACTTCCCCCTGATTGAGACAGAGGATGAGGCTTACCTGCGGCGTATCAAGA TGGAGCTGCAGCAGAAAGACCGGGCACTGGTGGAGCTGCTGCAGGAGAAGGTTGGGCTGTTTGCTGAGATGACCCACTTCCAGGTGGAAGAGGATGGCGGCAGCGGGATGCCGctgcccaccctgcccagggggcTTTTCCGCTCTGAGTCCCTCGAGTCCCCTCGTGGCGAGCGGCTGCTGCAGGATGCCATCCGAGAGG TGGAGGGCCTGAAAGACCTGCTGGTGGGGCCTGGAGTGGAGCTGCTCTTGACACCCCGGGAACCAACCCTGTCCATGGAACCGGACAGCGGTGGTAACACGAGTCCAGGAGTCACTGCCA ATGGTGAGGCCAGAACCTTCAATGGCTCCATTGAGCTCTGCAGAGCTGACTCAGACTCCAGCCAGAAG GATCGAAATGGAAATCAGCTGAGATCTCCCCAGGAG GAAGCGTTGCAGCGATTGGTCAATCTCTATGGACTTCTACATGGCCTACAG GCGGCTGTGGCCCAGCAGGACACTTTGATGGAAGCCCGGTTCCCTGAGGGCCCCGAGCGGCGGGAGAAGCTGACCCGAGCCAACTCCCGGGATGGGGAGGCTGGCAGAGCCGGGGCTGCCCCTGTGGCTCCTGAAAAGCAGGCTACGGAACTGGCATTGCTGCAGCGGCAACACACGCTGCTGCAAGAGGAGCTACGGCGCTGCCGACGCCTCGGCGAAGAGCGGGCGACGGAGGCTGGCAGCCTGGAAGCCCGGCTCCGAGAGAGCGAGCAGGCCCGCGCCCTGCTGGAGCGGGAGGCCGAAGAGGCTCGCAGGCAGCTGGCCGCCTTGGGCCACACAGAACCACTCCCGGCTGAGGCCCCCTGGGCCCGGCGGCCTCTGGATCCGAGGCGGCGTAGCCTCCCTGCAGGCGATGCCCTGTACTTGAGTTTCACCCCCCCACAG CCCAGCCGAGGCCACGACCGCCTAGATTTGCCTGTGACTATTCGCTCCGTCCATCGACCCTTTGAGGATCGAGAGAGGCAGGAGCTGGGCAGCCCCGATGAGCGGCTGCAAGATAGCAGTGACCCCGACACCGGCAGCGAGGAGGAAGGTAGCAGCCGTCTGTCTCCGCCCCATAGTCCACGAG ACTTCACCCGAATGCAGGACATCCCGGAAGAGACTGAGAGCCGTGACGGGGAGCCTGTAGCTTCAGAGAGCTAA
- the RXFP4 gene encoding LOW QUALITY PROTEIN: relaxin-3 receptor 2 (The sequence of the model RefSeq protein was modified relative to this genomic sequence to represent the inferred CDS: inserted 1 base in 1 codon; substituted 4 bases at 4 genomic stop codons): MPTPNTSVPPPALWVNTSGGSVLSADEDMMPVGFLALRVALAYGLVGDIGLLGNLAGLWVLGNCARRAPXPTDTFVFKLALADLGLALTLPFXAAEPALDFHWPFGGALCKMVLTATVLNIYTSIFFITVLSVARYWVVAMAAGPGTHLSLFWARVATLAVWVAAALVTVPTAVFGAKGEVTGMRLCLLRFPSRYRLGAYQLQRVVLAFMVPLGIITNSYLLFLAFLRRRQRQDSRVVALSVHILLASFFLCXFPNHVVPLWGVLLKSDLVPWDSTFYTIHTYVFRITTCLAHSNSCLNPMLYCFLRREPRXALADTFRDLXARLWPQGRGWVEQVALKEVGRRWMESTPWEGGPSTRLTNLDKGTPG; this comes from the exons ATGCCCACGCCCAACACCTCTGTGCCCCCGCCTGCTTTATGGGTCAACACCTCTGGAGGCAGTGTGCTGAGTGCTGATGAAGATATGATGCCTGTTGGATTCCTAGCCCTGAGGGTTGCCCTGGCCTATGGGCTCGTGGGGGACATCGGCTTGCTGGGAAATTTGGCCGGACTCTGGGTTCTGGGTAACTGCGCTCGGCGAGCCC TGCCCACCGACACTTTTGTCTTTAAACTAGCTTTGGCAGACCTGGGGCTGGCACTCACTCTCCCCTTCTAGGCAGCCGAGCCGGCACTGGACTTCCACTGGCCCTTCGGAGGTGCCCTCTGCAAAATGGTCCTGACAGCCACCGTCCTCAACATCTACACCAGCATCTTCTTCATCACGGTGCTGAGTGTTGCCCGATACTGGGTGGTGGCCATGGCTGCAGGACCCGGCACCCACCTCTCGCTCTTCTGGGCCCGTGTGGCCACCCTGGCCGTGTGGGTGGCAGCTGCCCTGGTGACGGTGCCCACGGCTGTCTTTGGGGCCAAGGGCGAGGTGACTGGCATGCGTCTGTGCCTGCTGCGCTTCCCCAGCAGGTATCGGCTAGGGGCCTACCAGCTGCAGAGGGTGGTCCTGGCTTTTATGGTGCCACTGGGCATCATCACCAACAGCTACCTGCTGTTCCTGGCCTTCCTGCGGCGGCGGCAACGGCAGGACAGCAGAGTCGTGGCCCTCTCCGTCCACATCCTTCTGGCCTCCTTCTTCCTCtgctagttccccaaccacgTGGTCCCTCTTTGGGGTGTCCTGTTGAAGTCTGACCTGGTGCCCTGGGACAGCACTTTCTACACTATCCATACCTATGTCTTCCGTATCACcacctgcctggcacacagcaacaGCTGTCTCAACCCCATGCTGTACTGCTTCCTAAGGCGGGAGCCCCGGTAGGCCCTGGCAGACACCTTCAGGGATCTGTGAGCAAGGCTGTGGCCCCAGGGGCGGGGCTGGGTAGAACAGGTGGCCCTAAAGGAGGTGGGCAGGCGGTGGATGGAGAGCACCCCTTGGGAGGGTGGCCCTTCTACCAGGCTTACCAACCTGGACAAAGGGACACCTGGGTGA